The Nymphaea colorata isolate Beijing-Zhang1983 chromosome 7, ASM883128v2, whole genome shotgun sequence DNA window TGCAGTCTAGTGGGAGTCACAGTGTTGATGGAAATTGGAAGGTTCTTGGGAAGCTGCTTATATATTGCTCAGGCTGCTACCAGGGTGGTCTAGTAAAGAACATGTCAATACCCGGACACTTTGTTTACAGGACTCGATTTTCTAGGACGTCAGGCAAGAGCTTTCTTTTGCCACAATGCCGGACAGACATACTGTATGTATCAGACCCTTGTGAACATCTTGATCAAGGTGATGAAGGAGATATTGGATTCTTCCGGGGTGTTTTCAAGTCCTTTGCAGGATCAAAGGTTCGTAAAATGTTGATAGACAGAAATGCTGAACTGCATCCCAAGGAAGTTTGTCCTTATTGCCGAGCAAAAATGTGGAATATGCTGCAAGCGAATATGATACCAAGGAGTGCTCGTAACAGATTGGGTGCCTATGAGGACCGTGTGGAATATTTTGTTTGCTTGAATGGACATCTTCTTGGTGTTTGCACGCTCTTGCCGCTGACGGACTCGGAGGATGTTTCAGAAGTTGAGTGATGAGTTCACAGTGGATtgtggtactctctctctctctttgtgtgtgtgtgtgtgtgcgtgtgcgcaCGTGTGTGTGCATGATACATATGTTTGTACACATTATTATAACTCACTTGTACTGAGTTATGGTCTTAAAAGAAAATAGTGACGTTTATATGTTCTGTCTCCCAGAAATATGAAAGCTACTAACTATACTTTAACTAGTTATAGTTTGTTACTGTGCTGTCTAATGTCCTTTGACCATCGTGAAACTCTGATTCTTTTGTAA harbors:
- the LOC116257546 gene encoding EID1-like F-box protein 2 codes for the protein MLVKQFRCLHSSSCICTNGHLNETVIYLVFQQLNWNPRLIAAVSCVCKWFEDVARRVLWKEFCRTRAPKMMLDLQSSGSHSVDGNWKVLGKLLIYCSGCYQGGLVKNMSIPGHFVYRTRFSRTSGKSFLLPQCRTDILYVSDPCEHLDQGDEGDIGFFRGVFKSFAGSKVRKMLIDRNAELHPKEVCPYCRAKMWNMLQANMIPRSARNRLGAYEDRVEYFVCLNGHLLGVCTLLPLTDSEDVSEVE